One part of the Pseudomonas sp. MYb118 genome encodes these proteins:
- the rlmD gene encoding 23S rRNA (uracil(1939)-C(5))-methyltransferase RlmD, with translation MAKHERGLRFQPTGGSKAAQIPTGKKQRLTIERLSNDGRGIAFFEGRTWFVLGALAGEEVEARVLGAHGKVVEARTERVFSASDLRRPAPCKHAGRCGGCSVQHLPHDEQLALKQRMLAEQLSRVAGVEPEEWAAPLTGAEFAYRRRARVAVRWDAKAKNLEVGFRAAGSQDIVAIDECPVLVQPLQPIMTRLPEMLRRLSKPQALGHVELFSGSKLAVLLRHMAPLSDADMTILKDFCTFHEAQLWLHGEGEPQPVDADQSLGYRLEQWDLELAYRPGDFVQVNAAVNEAMVAQALEWLQPTADERVLDLFCGLGNFALPLAQAVREVVAVEGVQAMVDRAAANAASNNLHNATFFQADLSQPLTNAEWAREGFCAVLLDPPRDGAIEVVRKLRTLGAERLVYVSCNPATLARDTVELIKQGYRLKRAGILDMFPQTAHVEAMALFEAS, from the coding sequence ATGGCCAAACATGAGAGAGGCCTGCGCTTCCAGCCCACCGGCGGTAGCAAGGCCGCGCAAATCCCGACCGGCAAAAAGCAGCGCTTGACCATCGAGCGCCTGTCCAATGACGGTCGTGGCATAGCGTTTTTCGAAGGCCGTACCTGGTTCGTCCTCGGCGCCCTGGCTGGCGAGGAAGTCGAGGCGCGGGTGCTGGGTGCCCACGGCAAAGTGGTCGAGGCGCGCACTGAGCGGGTGTTCAGCGCAAGCGACCTGCGTCGTCCGGCACCGTGCAAGCATGCCGGGCGTTGCGGTGGTTGCAGTGTCCAGCATCTGCCCCACGACGAACAGCTTGCCCTGAAACAGCGCATGCTCGCCGAGCAATTGTCCAGGGTCGCAGGCGTCGAGCCTGAAGAGTGGGCGGCGCCGTTGACCGGTGCCGAGTTCGCCTACCGTCGTCGCGCCCGCGTGGCGGTGCGCTGGGACGCCAAGGCGAAAAACCTCGAAGTCGGTTTTCGTGCGGCCGGCAGCCAGGACATCGTCGCCATCGACGAATGCCCGGTGCTGGTACAGCCCTTGCAGCCGATCATGACGCGCCTGCCGGAAATGTTGCGACGCTTGAGCAAGCCGCAGGCCTTGGGTCACGTGGAACTGTTCAGCGGTTCGAAACTGGCGGTGTTGCTGCGGCACATGGCGCCGTTGTCCGACGCTGACATGACCATCCTCAAGGATTTCTGCACCTTCCATGAAGCGCAATTGTGGCTGCATGGCGAGGGCGAGCCGCAACCGGTAGACGCCGATCAGTCGTTGGGCTATCGCCTGGAACAATGGGACCTGGAACTGGCCTACCGGCCAGGTGACTTCGTCCAGGTCAACGCGGCGGTCAACGAGGCGATGGTTGCCCAGGCGCTGGAGTGGTTGCAGCCGACAGCGGATGAACGTGTTCTGGATCTATTCTGTGGTTTGGGCAACTTCGCCTTGCCGCTGGCCCAGGCCGTTCGTGAAGTGGTGGCGGTCGAGGGTGTACAGGCGATGGTCGATCGGGCTGCCGCGAACGCCGCGAGTAACAATCTGCATAATGCGACGTTTTTTCAGGCCGATTTATCCCAGCCTTTGACCAATGCCGAATGGGCGCGCGAAGGCTTTTGTGCGGTACTCTTGGACCCACCGCGTGACGGCGCTATCGAGGTGGTGCGCAAGCTCAGGACGCTAGGCGCCGAACGGTTGGTGTACGTGTCGTGCAACCCTGCAACTCTGGCGCGCGATACGGTCGAATTGATCAAGCAGGGCTACCGGTTAAAACGTGCCGGGATTCTCGATATGTTTCCTCAGACGGCACATGTCGAGGCCATGGCGTTATTTGAAGCGAGCTAG
- the cysM gene encoding cysteine synthase CysM, with protein sequence MTLQYPTIADCVGNTPLVRLQRLPGATSNTLLLKLEGNNPAGSVKDRPALSMITRAELRGQIHAGDTLIEATSGNTGIALAMAAAIKGYKMILIMPDNSSAERKAAMTAYGAELILVTQEEGMEGARDLAQRMEAEGHGKVLDQFANGDNPEAHYTTTGPEIWRQTQGTITHFVSSMGTTGTIMGTSRYLKEQNENIQILGLQPMEGASIPGIRRWPQEYLPKIYQADRVDRIIDMAQSEAEDVTRRLAREEGIFCGVSSGGAVAGMLRLSKEVENAVIVAIICDRGDRYLSTGIFDAPN encoded by the coding sequence CCGCTGGTCCGTTTGCAGCGCCTGCCTGGCGCCACCAGCAACACCCTATTGCTCAAGCTTGAAGGGAACAACCCGGCAGGTTCGGTCAAGGACCGTCCGGCGCTGTCGATGATCACCCGTGCCGAGTTGCGCGGGCAGATCCACGCCGGCGATACGTTGATCGAAGCGACCTCGGGCAACACCGGGATCGCCCTGGCGATGGCCGCCGCGATCAAGGGCTACAAGATGATCCTGATCATGCCGGACAACTCCAGCGCCGAACGCAAGGCGGCCATGACCGCCTATGGTGCCGAGCTGATCCTGGTCACCCAGGAAGAAGGCATGGAAGGTGCCCGCGATCTCGCCCAGCGTATGGAAGCCGAAGGCCATGGCAAGGTGCTGGACCAGTTCGCCAACGGCGACAACCCCGAGGCGCACTACACCACCACCGGCCCGGAAATCTGGCGCCAGACCCAGGGCACCATCACCCACTTCGTCAGCTCGATGGGCACCACCGGTACCATCATGGGCACGTCGCGTTACCTGAAAGAACAGAACGAAAACATCCAGATCCTCGGCTTGCAGCCAATGGAAGGCGCGTCGATCCCGGGCATCCGCCGCTGGCCGCAGGAATACCTGCCGAAGATCTACCAGGCCGATCGCGTGGATCGCATCATCGACATGGCACAAAGCGAAGCCGAAGACGTGACCCGTCGCCTGGCTCGCGAAGAAGGCATCTTCTGTGGCGTGTCCTCGGGCGGTGCCGTGGCCGGCATGCTGCGCCTGTCCAAAGAAGTTGAGAACGCGGTGATCGTCGCGATCATCTGCGACCGTGGCGACCGTTACCTGTCGACCGGCATATTCGACGCGCCCAACTGA